A window of Nasonia vitripennis strain AsymCx chromosome 3 unlocalized genomic scaffold, Nvit_psr_1.1 chr3_random0004, whole genome shotgun sequence contains these coding sequences:
- the LOC100678255 gene encoding serine/arginine repetitive matrix protein 2 isoform X1, protein MQEATEISEPEPLLKMESSEIQDPPPMDQVKLEDIETPATPDSSKGEASSDSVKTESPKIWKPVLGKLQAKKRLMAFANKFNTMPKVHKLKTKGDKVKRQEKILAIEEIVREENQSRLAAQEARDLNIKNALHARRIREESRERKSEERFSRRSGSSYRRRSDRERRHSRDRRSRSKSRQRPSRKSSPEDERSSKSKHKDKKEKSDKKDRDRKDDSRHKQDESKHKEDSKSCDKHKKDDLKSVETKNDEKKVEDFKSSSSKQNEDLNSKDKDKKQDPTERNNKRVDSVSQSMKELINDGKSEEFKNDEFKEDSRMESKSSEIMKTDKSKHDRHEKAEKADRNDKHEKLETSKNEDSKSDRGKEELKNEQNKRENAKSELEKREEPKSERQRKDSKSESGKKEDTKPDKPKRDDAKLETRKCDESKIDLKREDDRDESGKMKRDDVILKRSNSKDNKLDRIDLKDKREEPRMKVHREREREKDKIREMREKELLKCRNWREFRRYGFFIDDVGYIRRNDNGDKMGKQRSAQDYNQYLQQMLMLSDERQHRFAFIAEGQNGPKEYPPETIKSTKTKPFLLFCENPRYPTYFDRQHILSMVSPNRREKMEDICEATQIRIITSEREEGHHERLWYKTMDPSKSISIRTSVDVPSFPRSKWDSENELSDDDNVFEKSPEDIILTKDGVHVDKSVSESELELEKLPLQVQPQPVPKQTSPQISVKPQLEPQPIIQPQPQPKSYSKESKQSSVEPHIDEQPPKSKYKHKSKSKHNHSPSPKKKDRSPSHKKHKEEKNKYHEKHRSREDKHHHHHHHHHKDKGKKSHTEPEPKEPSIEKPVKAKPATPENQQQKQLAQVEESGDDKLVSEYEQFIKMVSSSDGKQSTESAEPASFYEFSLEAKLAKEPPGGLKLDKVPSPATEKPSKEIMKLSKSPILAKPSIKNTEKVKVSEPVKESEKVVDKPTPQSQPTPEPQAPQQKQKQNSEEFEADYESSEADEEDSRSIPSDWENVKIKEEKLSEGETSETTAEAPTKLNTSKKRRKRRESWSSDSSSSSSSDSEDAKQSSKRRKRRRKRPRKASTSESESSDSSSSDSSSSEELRKKKRKKADRKRKKRKRSKKLSKKLKRKRRRKASTDSSSSDSDAKPPKKRSRKLKLKKKKKNKLSKQQSQNSSDGGEKTKSKSEKSEGKHQKATKMKEETKKPSKNKQADAVVEPEKLANQKKGEVDQIKLTKSPVITDSRNRHASEDIYSEWERESLPRQIAKEAEKEPVQEETKSNESSRKKEKPSEDKNESSKSSKSQEKEKEVANKEFEETKADEVTESKKSKKKKKDKEVKRESQQEFEAEWEKEGGCQQRAAKPAPTVVEEEPQKFATTSTSVVESAGKKSAIDWHDTDFDSLNVLSLTQLEQVVEKRESIFANEWEVDSLDAMPNPRATLPMKKETTKTKKVDKSFRYDEQTDTYVPVEFDIKKDGKKKKDKRVSTIRIWEDEQENAEREELSLSLEKKPPVENKEKVVSESEVAKKIISKVTESTESTVEDKARQEAANRRKSRWDVESQSEEFEHAPPVMWEVESNIWPDSKLGSLDIIKAEETTFNSPLLEAVSARVKDEVVKVNASSSLRYTPPKDDDIVDSPETLRRKMEEIAALERALNADSNIMKSLDDFKSFEVKDTLDLEPPKETEIAAAKEQKTEAYLKAKEEANASLSKSKDAASSSKRVKEEKKPDPLASWESSKQPQIEEASEFGIPPLAEIDSKIEASGSSYRDIFLDMESINFESNILKKLNNKQSVEPVAPAEEKSKVSLKLVPKQVLTRQVNAVAPTNTSLPETFKKKICNMDELPQAAVVDTPKTEIVQPRSVSSKSPTPSSVKRKSPSRKDRESGKRRSVEKDIKEDKQKKEYQSKGSRRSPTSNWDTKEAIKSESTSRTASLSRSRSRSRSPRRRDDRSKVPHGKRDKRSPVKSSAHRDTSKKTPQSSKSDRNKRRYDDNLEQDKNRDKPYDPMEILRERNYEGDKGRGSNRSRIDQDTPKSWRHSDHPDDKFPVNPYPNEYSYENKGRGWDDGSDRDSKSHSRPGSSARPRSRERSSKSYDRRDRRDSRSPDSLSGSTPLSRRDKLPPLRKSPPRSSRRSPPPRSRLRSRSRSRSWSRSLTRSRSRSRSRSRSTSRSRFRNHESRPLDKSRRSRSFSPVRNRYPIDEKDRLEEEIRRIGEGINRPAPILPLPRPVEPSSASCVTPVRPTVDRTRRMDAIIQLTGESQDDMLLPPPLVNRAPAPAAGVNEPQSRYRYPNENENEPEYNTFYQGRNLTYPKIADESTDSPKRLSLDDRLELELGIKKQTPPEPSVSTSFNSPGFNASGYQHLPPGQHHGHFVRQPPTVLQKETTIRQHLKSPNHTLFQVGNVLQVVPTEYPPHPSPPATPASQILRIGNVLQVVPATTIEWAATPTQQQSTVTAPPLGVRYTPSVPPPQPNASPALLAGASPLPTSVAQIPPIVKPIVPITVPPPQIAVASPIITAPVPKPKPAPPEPIVQPVYNYEAILEARRVEKEERKRLRELKRKEKERRRFERAKRRTEKILGKSKVNADSSSSSGISTNIFGKPGDILAKLTAKDENDTNEDNETEESKSPVASTPSEEAETGAAIAEDEEEDDGDEEDDEEEEQEQQEQEEQEDEEENEEFDADEENEEESKELVVKNEEASVAAIPPPPAKGILILPGFGNLSMTNGILSDLEKLEAEARESEEQKASMEKEEEAKLSTSMALKLFEKIRMKKSVQFADGIKPGEGTSPSGGEGDMPSPPPPTSNLPSELTLDISKKLRARKMRRKQKRTKPPKTKKKVKVKIIKLKKPKVTPLPTSILDDSDEMDDRSPPPPPPGSPPPPHLWPSYLSTFGTTTAANSARTGATTTAVASTTAVSSTSSVSVSSLPPAQAPPTPLPLLVPPPPLNYSIQPCSKA, encoded by the exons atgcaAG AGGCCACTGAAATAAGTGAACCAGAACCATTACTCAAAATGGAGAGTTCAGAAATCCAGGATCCACCACCTATGGATCAGGTTAAGTTGGAAGATATTGAAACTCCCGCAACACCAGATAGCTCTAAAGGAGAAGCCAGTAGTGATTCTGTCAAGACTGAAAGTCCAAAAATATGGAAACCAGTACTTGGAAAACTTCAGGCAAAGAAAAGATTAATGGCTTTTGCCAATAAATTCAATACTATGCCAAAAGTACACAAACTAAAAACTAAGGGCGATAAAGTCAAAA ggcaagaaaaaattttggCAATAGAAGAAATTGTAAGAGAAGAAAATCAAAGTAGATTAGCTGCCCAAG AGGCAAGAGatttaaacataaaaaatgcattacATGCAAGAAGAATTAGAGAGGAAAGTAGAGAAAGGAAGAGTGAAGAGCGTTTTTCAAGGAGATCAGGATCTTCGTATAGAAGGAGAAGTGATAG gGAAAGGAGGCATAGTCGAGATAGAAGATCTCGTAGTAAATCACGGCAGCGACCTAGTCGAAAATCATCCCCAGAAGATGAGCGTAGCAGTAAAAGTAAAcataaagataaaaaagaaaagtctGATAAAAAAGATAGAGACCGAAAAGATGATTCAAGGCATAAGCAAGATGAATCAAAACATAAAGAAGATTCTAAATCATGTGATAAACATAAAAAagatgatttaaaatctgTCGAAACTAAAAATGatgagaaaaaagtagaagaTTTTAAATCGAGCTCTAGTAAACAAAATGAAGATTTGAATAGCAAGGATAAGGATAAAAAACAAGATCCAACTGAGAGAAATAATAAGAGGGTTGATTCTGTATCACAAAGCATGAAGGAACTAATCAACGATGGTAAAAGTGAAGAATTTAAAAACGATGAATTTAAAGAAGATAGTAGAATGGAATCAAAATCGtctgaaattatgaaaactgACAAATCAAAACACGATAGGCATGAAAAGGCGGAAAAAGCAGATAGGAATGACAAACATGAAAAATTGGAGACTAGCAAAAATGAGGATTCCAAGTCAGATAGGGGTAAAGAAGAGCTCAAGAACGAACAAAACAAACGTGAGAATGCTAAGTCTGAGTtggaaaagagagaagaaccCAAATCGGAGAGGCAGAGAAAAGATTCGAAATCTGAGTCTGGTAAGAAAGAGGATACAAAGCCGGATAAGCCAAAAAGAGATGATGCTAAACTCGAAACGAGAAAATGCGAtgaatcaaaaattgatttgAAAAGAGAAGACGATCGCGATGAATCCGGCAAAATGAAACGGGACGATGTTATTCTCAAGCGATCAAATTCCAAGGACAATAAATTAGACAGGATCGATTTGAAAGATAAACGGGAAGAGCCTAGGATGAAAGTTCATAGAGAACGTGAAAGAGAAAAGGACAAGATACGAGaaatgagagaaaaagagtTGCTGAAATGTCGTAATTGGAGGGAATTTCGGCGATACGGATTTTTTATTGATGACGTGGGGTACATTAGAAGAAACGACAACGGTGACAAGATGGGTAAACAAAG ATCAGCACAAGATTACAATCAGTATCTTCAACAAATGCTAATGCTTTCCGATGAGCGACAACATCGATTTGCCTTTATTGCCGAAGGTCAGAACGGGCCTAAGGAATATCCACCGGAGACAATCAAGTCGACCAAAACTAAACCTTTCTTGCTATTCTGTGAAAATCCTAGATATCCGACGTACTTTGACCGACAGCATATCTTGAGTATGGTATCGCCTAATCGACGAGAAAAAATGGAAGATATATGTGAGGCCACGCAAATAAG AATAATAACGTCAGAACGCGAAGAAGGACATCATGAAAGGCTATGGTACAAAACCATGGATCCCTCGAAATCAATATCTATAAGGACTTCggtcgatgtgccatcgtttCCTCGTTCGAAATGGGATAGTGAAAACGAGCTAAGCGATGATGACAACGTTTTCGAAAAGTCTCCCGAGGACATTATTTTAACCAAGGACGGAGTCCACGTCGATAAATCGGTTTCCGAATCGGAGCTTGAGCTTGAAAAGTTACCACTGCAGGTTCAACCTCAACCAGTACCGAAGCAAACTTCTCCCCAGATATCGGTAAAACCTCAACTAGAGCCTCAACCGATCATCCAGCCACAGCCGCAACCCAAGTCTTATTCCAAGGAATCAAAGCAATCTTCCGTCGAACCAC ACATCGATGAACAACCTCCGAAATCCAAATACAAGCATAAGTCCAAGTCTAAACACAATCACTCACCATCTCCAAAGAAGAAAGATAGATCGCCATCCCACAAAAAGCACAAGGAAGAAAAGAACAAGTATCACGAGAAGCATCGCAGTCGTGAGGAtaaacatcatcatcatcatcatcatcatcataaagACAAGGGAAAGAAATCACATACGGAGCCAGAACCTAAAGAACCGTCGATCGAGAAGCCAGTTAAAGCAAAACCTGCAACACCTGAAAACCAGCAGCAAAAGCAACTAGCGCAGGTAGAGGAGTCTGGCGACGACAAACTCGTCTCGGAGTACGAGCAATTCATAAAAATGGTTAGTAGCAGTGATGGTAAACAGTCTACTGAGTCTGCGGAGCCAGCGAGTTTCTATGAATTTAGCTTGGAGGCAAAACTTGCTAAGGAACCTCCTGGTGGTTTAAAGCTCGATAAGGTACCATCGCCGGCTACTGAAAAACCTAGTAAAGAGATCATGAAATTGTCGAAGTCACCGATTTTGGCAAAGCCCTCGATCAAGAATACAGAGAAGGTTAAGGTCAGTGAACCAGTGAAAGAATCCGAAAAAGTTGTTGATAAGCCAACACCCCAATCACAACCAACACCAGAACCACAAGCACctcagcaaaagcaaaaacagAATAGTGAAGAATTTGAGGCAGATTACGAATCATCTGAAGCCGACGAAGAAGACTCTCGTTCGATTCCCAGTGATTGGGAAAATGTGAAGATTAAAGAAGAGAAACTAAGCGAAGGGGAAACATCTGAAACAACTGCTGAAGCGCCGACCAAGCTGAACACTAGCAAGAAGAGGCGTAAGCGTCGCGAGAGCTGGAGCAGCGATTCAAGCTCGTCCTCAAGTTCCGACTCTGAAGATGCTAAACAGAGTAGCAAACGTCGCAAGCGTAGACGAAAGCGTCCGCGTAAAGCATCGACCAGTGAGTCTGAGAGCAGCGATAGCAGCTCGAGCGATTCCTCAAGCTCAGAGGAACTGCGTAAAAAGAAGCGCAAGAAGGCCGATAGAAAACGTAAGAAGCGCAAGCGCTCGAAGAAACTCAGCAAGAAGCTTAAACGTAAGCgcagaaggaaggcgagtacaGATTCCAGTAGTAGCGACTCGGATGCCAAGCCGCCAAAGAAGAGATCGAGGAAGTTGAagttaaaaaagaagaagaagaacaagtTAAGCAAGCAGCAGTCCCAGAACAGCAGCGATGGAGGTGAAAAGACCAAGAGCAAGTCGGAGAAAAGTGAGGGTAAACATCAAAAAGCTACAAAAATGAAGGAGGAGACGAAAAAACCAAGTAAAAACAAACAGGCGGATGCTGTGGTTGAACCGGAGAAACTTGCCAATCAGAAAAAGGGCGAGGTTGATCAGATAAAGCTTACCAAGAGCCCTGTTATTACCGATAGTAGAAATAGGCATGCAAGTGAGGATATCTACTCAGAATGGGAGAGGGAAAGTTTGCCGAGGCAGATTGCTAAAGAGGCTGAAAAAGAGCCGGTGCAAGAAGAGACGAAATCTAATGAGTCTtcgagaaaaaaggagaagcCCAGCGAGGATAAGAATGAATCCAGCAAGAGTTCCAAGAgtcaagaaaaagaaaaggaagtTGCTAACAAGGAATTTGAAGAAACTAAAGCAGATGAAGTAACCGAAAGCAAGAAGagcaagaaaaagaagaaggataAAGAAGTAAAGCGGGAAAGTCAGCAAGAATTCGAAGCCGAATGGGAAAAAGAGGGTGGTTGTCAACAACGCGCGGCTAAACCCGCACCTACAGTTGTTGAAGAGGAGCCTCAAAAGTTTGCCACTACCAGTACTAGCGTTGTTGAAAGTGCTGGAAAAAAATCTGCGATAGACTGGCACGATACGGATTTCGACTCGTTAAACGTCCTCTCACTTACCCAACTTGAACAAGTCGTCGAAAAGCGAGAATCTATTTTCGCTAACGAGTGGGAGGTAGACAGCCTCGATGCGATGCCGAATCCTAGGGCTACCTTGCCTATGAAGAAGGAAACGACCAAGACGAAAAAGGTGGATAAGAGCTTCAGGTATGATGAGCAAACGGATACATACGTACCTGTTGAGTTCGATATTAAGAAGGAcggcaagaaaaagaaagacaaGCGAGTAAGCACTATCAGAATTTGGGAAGACGAACAAGAGAACGCTGAGCGAGAAGAACTTTCGTTATCTCTGGAGAAAAAACCGCCTGTGGAGAACAAGGAAAAAGTAGTCAGTGAATCCGAAG TAGCCAAAAAGATTATCAGTAAGGTAACCGAGTCAACAGAATCTACTGTTGAAGACAAAGCGCGGCAAGAAGCCGCAAACCGTCGCAAGAGTCGTTGGGACGTAGAAAGTCAGTCAGAGGAATTCGAGCACGCGCCGCCAGTCATGTGGGAGGTCGAGAGCAACATTTGGCCAGACAGTAAACTTGGCTCACTGGATATAATCAAAGCCGAGGAGACGACTTTTAATAGTCCACTGCTAGAGGCGGTGAGCGCGAGAGTCAAAGATGAGGTGGTTAAGGTCAACGCATCCTCATCGCTACGCTATACACCGCCGAAGGATGATGACATCGTAGACTCACCTGAGACTTTGAGGCGGAAGATGGAAGAGATCGCTGCATTGGAGAGAGCGTTAAATGCGGATTCAAACATCATGAAGAGTTTGGATGATTTTAAGTCTTTTGAAGTAAAAGATACGCTAGATTTGGAACCGCCAAAAGAGACGGAAATC GCTGCTGCGAAGGAACAGAAAACGGAAGCATACCTTAAGGCTAAAGAAGAAGCGAACGCCTCTCTATCAAAATCCAAAGACGCTGCATCATCATCGAAGAGAGtcaaagaagaaaagaagccGGACCCACTTGCTAGCTGGGAAAGCAGCAAGCAGCCGCAGATAGAGGAAGCCTCGGAATTTGGTATACCTCCTCTCGCTGAAATCGATTCTAAAATCGAGGCATCAGGTAGCTCTTACAGAGACATATTCCTTGACATGGAGagtataaattttgaaagcaATATTCTGAAAAAACTTAACAATAAACAATCAGTCGAACCGGTCGCTCCCGCTGAAGAGAAGTCCAAGGTGTCACTCAAGCTGGTGCCAAAGCAGGTGCTAACGCGCCAAGTCAATGCCGTCGCACCAACGAACACAAGTTTACCTGAAACgttcaagaaaaaaatctgcaaCATGGATGAATTGCCCCAAGCTGCGGTTGTCGACACACCCAAGACGGAGATTGTGCAGCCGAGGAGCGTGAGTTCCAAGTCGCCTACGCCATCGAGCGTCAAGAGAAAGAGTCCGAGTAGAAAAGATCGCGAGAGCGGAAAGCGGAGAAGCGTCGAAAAAGACATCAAGGAAGACAAGCAAAAGAAGGAATACCAAAGTAAAGGTTCGAGGAGAAGCCCGACGAGCAATTGGGATACCAAGGAAGCCATCAAGAGTGAAAGTACTAGTCGAACTGCCAGCCTGAGTAGAAGTAGAAGCAGAAGCAGGAGTCCTAGAAGAAGGGACGATCGGTCTAAAGTGCCACACGGTAAGAGAGACAAACGAAGTCCTGTCAAGAGCTCTGCGCATCGAg ATACTTCCAAGAAAACTCCACAATCGAGTAAGAGTGATCGTAACAAGAGGAGGTACGACGATAACTTGGAGCAAGATAAAAACCGTGACAAACCTTACGATCCTATGGAAATTCTTCGGGAAAGAAATTACGAAGGTGACAAGGGTCGAGGGAGCAACAG GTCGCGAATCGATCAAGACACACCTAAATCTTGGCGACACTCAGACCACCCGGACGATAAGTTTCCTGTAAATCCTTACCCTAACGAATATAGCTATGAGAATAAAGGACGAGGCTGGGACGATGGTTCAGATAGGGACTCTAAAAGCCATTCACGCCCAGGTTCAAGTGCCAGACCTAGAAGCAGAGAAAGGTCCAGTAAATCGTATGATAGGAGGGATAGAAGGGACAGTCGCTCACCAGATTCGTTAAGCGGAAGCACACCTTTGTCACGTCGTGATAAACTACCCCCACTAAGAAAGTCACCACCACGCTCTTCGAGACGTTCGCCGCCGCCAAGATCAAGACTTCGTTCGCGTTCACGGTCCAGATCGTGGTCGAGGTCactgacgaggtctaggtcaaGGTCGCGATCGAGAAGTCGATCCACTTCCAGGTCGAGATTCAGGAATCACGAGTCAAGGCCTTTGGACAAATCTCGGCGGTCCAG ATCTTTCTCTCCAGTTCGGAATCGTTATCCCATCGACGAGAAAGATCGTCTAGAAGAAGAAATCCGTCGTATCGGTGAGGGAATTAATCGACCCGCGCCTATTCTTCCCTTACCTCGTCCGGTTGAGCCTTCATCGGCATCCTGCGTAACTCCTGTAAGACCGACAGTTGACAGAACACGGCGTATGGACGCTATCATCCAGTTGACAGGCGAGTCTCAAGACGACATGCTCTTGCCACCACCCCTGGTCAATCGTGCTCCAGCTCCTGCAGCGGGAGTCAACGAGCCTCAGTCGAGGTATCGGTATCCTAACGAGAATGAGAACGAACCGGAATACAACACGTTTTATCAAGGCAGAAATCTAACGTATCCCAAAATTGCCGATGAATCCACTGATTCACCCAAAAGATTGTCCCTCGATGACAG GCTTGAGTTAGAATTAGGAATTAAGAAACAGACGCCTCCTGAACCTTCTGTATCCACGAGTTTTAATTCTCCCGGTTTCAATGCTTCCGGTTATCAACACTTACCGCCAGGCCAACATCATGGACATTTCGTTAGGCAACCGCCAACAGTTTTACAG AAAGAAACTACCATTCGTCAACATCTCAAGAGCCCAAACCATACTTTATTCCAGGTGGGCAATGTGCTGCAGGTTGTTCCAACAGAGTACCCACCACATCCATCGCCACCTGCGACTCCGGCCAGCCAGATATTACGTATTGGTAACGTACTGCAGGTTGTACCAGCAACGACAATCGAGTGGGCAGCAACCCCGACTCAGCAGCAGTCTACCGTCACAGCTCCTCCATTGGGTGTACGTTATACGCCTTCAGTACCTCCCCCGCAACCGAACGCATCTCCCGCTCTTTTGGCTGGAGCTTCGCCTCTACCAACTTCGGTGGCTCAGATACCTCCAATCGTTAAGCCAATTGTACCTATTACTGTGCCGCCACCGCAAATTGCTGTAGCTAGTCCAATAATTACGGCACCAGTGCCTAAACCCAAACCAGCTCCACCCG AACCTATCGTACAACCAGTCTATAATTACGAAGCGATTCTTGAAGCCCGGCGAGTCGAAAAAGAAGAACGCAAGCGTCTACGCGAGTTAAAACGGAAAGAGAAAGAACGTCGAAGGTTCGAGCGAGCTAAGCGTCGTACCGAGAAGATCCTTGGTAAAAGCAAGGTCAACGCAGATAGCTCAAGTTCCTCTGGCATAAGCACCAACATCTTTGGTAAACCTGGCGACATCCTCGCGAAACTCACTGCTAAAGATGAGAACGACACAAACGAGGATAACGAAACCGAGGAATCCAAGAGTCCCGTAGCATCTACGCCAAGCGAGGAAGCAGAAACAGGGGCTGCAATAGCAGAAGATGAGGAAGAAGATGATGGAGATGAGGAAGACGATGAAGAGGAGGAGCAAGAACAGCAAGAACAGGAAGAGCAGGAAGACGAAGAGGAAAATGAAGAGTTTGATGCAGacgaagaaaatgaagaagaGAGCAAAGAGTTAGTTGTTAAGAACGAAGAGGCCAGTGTTGCTGCGATTCCACCGCCGCCTGCCAAGGGTATACTTATTTTGCCGGGCTTTgg AAATCTATCCATGACGAATGGAATACTAAGCGATTTGGAAAAATTAGAGGCTGAAGCAAGAGAGAGTGAAGAGCAAAAAGCTTCGATggaaaaagaggaagaagctAAATTGTCGACATCGATGGCTCtgaaactttttgaaaaaataaggatGAAAAAATCTGTACAATTTGCTGATGGAATCAAGCCAGGAGAGGGGACGAGTCCTAGTGGTGGTGAAGGCGATATGCCATCTCCTCCGCCTCCAACATCAAATCTTCCATCAGAATTAACGCTTGATATCTCGAAAAAATTACGCGCTAGAAAAATGAGAAGGAAGCAAAAGCGTACCAAGCCACCAAAGACCAAGAAGAAGGTTAAG GTAAAGATCATTAAATTAAAGAAGCCAAAGGTTACTCCTCTTCCCACATCAATACTTGACGACTCGGATGAAATGGACGACCGTTCACCTCCACCGCCACCTCCTGGCTCACCACCACCTCCGCACCTATGGCCAAGTTACCTGTCAACATTCGGTACGACAACGGCAGCAAACAGTGCACGGACTGGTGCCACAACTACGGCGGTTGCGTCTACGACCGCCGTAAGCTCAACTTCCTCGGTTAGCGTTTCGTCGCTGCCGCCAGCTCAGGCACCTCCAACGCCACTACCGTTACTTGTACCACCTCCGCCACTCAACTATTCTATTCAACCCTGCAGCAAAGCTTAG